One stretch of Ipomoea triloba cultivar NCNSP0323 chromosome 8, ASM357664v1 DNA includes these proteins:
- the LOC116027374 gene encoding F-box protein SKIP14 yields the protein MALNYSHRPIFPAHISEDNLVSPMRIVNGYLVEGVPDKTGEGFIWPRHTGGESEEWFEYGRERVDSCGLPESASKDIIDLLPSDPFEMGASTYPIEMAIRTTVTALTGWLKDLEIDCGGSQRDIVGPIKEDYSFLIWNNAMRFQQFPSHYKLNISSCMNPSHERAVGDELPQFGTSSTCSTRDIGFDNGYSNDFVPWIQEKDLACSSDDKGEAPHEGLSYALNYLGVKDLLSVQMVCKSLCSTVKNDPLLWRSIHIDKPLNERITDDVLQLLTSRAQGSMECLSLVECPRITDDGLRRVLEANPHLTKLCVPGCTRLSIEGIMNILRAFNSKKGIGIRHLRIGGLYGVTHEHYEGLKSLLGAESLKEQNDPKPHFYLRGSVYRLCDDDRPIDIEVCPRCEKMRLVYDCPSEGCQVKDRATQGCRACTLCIARCVQCGKCINDGPYEETFCLENLCTDCRDQIENQERHEEEETGLRKHLHPHERGHNISLHG from the exons ATGGCCTTGAACTATTCACATAGGCCCATATTTCCTGCTCATATATCTGAGGACAATTTGGTGTCCCCAATGAGGATTGTGAATGGGTATCTTGTGGAGGGCGTTCCGGATAAGACTGGGGAGGGTTTTATTTGGCCAAGACATACGGGTGGGGAGTCAGAGGAGTGGTTTGAGTATGGGAGGGAGAGAGTTGATAGCTGCGGATTGCCAGAATCGGCATCCAAGGATATCATTGACCTTCTGCCTTccgacccatttgagatgggcGCAAGCACATATCCGATCGAGATGGCCATAAGAACCACTGTTACAGCTCTTACTGGTTGGCTTAAGGACTTGGAGATAGATTGTGGAGGATCACAGAGAGATATTGTTGGGCCAATTAAGGAAGATTATAGCTTTTTGATCTGGAACAATGCCATGAGATTTCAGCAATTCCCATCACATTACAAGTTGAATATATCTAGTTGTATGAATCCATCACACGAGAGGGCTGTAGGAGATGAACTGCCCCAGTTTGGTACATCATCAACTTGCAGTACAAGAGACATTGGCTTTGACAATGGATATAGTAATGATTTTGTGCCATGGATTCAAGAGAAGGATTTGGCATGCTCTTCTGATGACAAGGGAGAAGCTCCCCACGAAGGTTTGTCATATGCTTTAAATTATCTTGGAGTGAAGGATCTTTTATCAGTTCAAATGGTATGTAAATCATTGTGTTCTACTGTAAAAAATGATCCTTTATTGTGGAGGAGCATTCACATTGATAAGCCTTTAAATGAGAGGATCACAGATGATGTCCTCCAGCTACTGACTAGCAGGGCTCAAGGTAGCATGGAATGCCTAAGCTTGGTTGAGTGTCCCAGGATCACTGATGATGGCCTGAGGCGTGTACTTGAAGCTAATCCACACTTGACAAAG CTGTGTGTTCCTGGATGTACAAGACTAAGCATTGAGGGCATTATGAATATTTTGAGGGCTTTTAATTCTAAGAAGGGCATTGGTATAAGACACCTAAGAATTGGTGGCCTTTATGGTGTTACTCATGAACATTATGAAGGGTTAAAGTCCTTGTTAGGCGCAGAGAGCCTCAAGGAGCAAAATGATCCCAAGCCACATTTTTATTTGAGGGGGAGTGTTTATCGCTTGTGTGATGATGATCGTCCTATTGATATTGAAGTATGCCCAAGGTGTGAAAAGATGAGGTTGGTGTATGATTGCCCTTCTGAAGGATGTCAAGTAAAAGATCGTGCTACTCAAGGATGCCGGGCATGCACCCTTTGCATTGCAAGGTGTGTACAATGTGGCAAGTGCATCAATGATGGTCCATATGAAGAAACATTTTGTCTGGAAAATCTTTGTACTGATTGTCGTGATCAGATAGAGAATCAAGAGAGGCATGAGGAGGAGGAGACTGGCCTACGTAAGCATCTTCATCCTCATGAGCGGGGTCATAACATTTCTCTTCATGGCTAA